Proteins found in one Desulfatiglans sp. genomic segment:
- the cobC gene encoding alpha-ribazole phosphatase produces MERHTRLYLARHGQIIGFERMTANGHTDVDINETGVVQMNSLAERLRLVEINAIYATGLKRTEKGARIIGQYHSVPIKTKPDLKEIFFGDWEGMPLEEIERIYPGELDKRYADIAGYGPPNGENMGDVSKRVLGCLKEILKEEEGKNILIIAHGGVNRLILCDALGLPVKSLFNIQQDYGCLNIIDYYPENRLVRLMNG; encoded by the coding sequence ATGGAAAGGCATACAAGATTATACCTAGCACGGCACGGCCAGATAATAGGTTTTGAGAGGATGACCGCAAACGGCCATACTGATGTGGACATCAATGAAACAGGGGTTGTCCAGATGAACTCCCTTGCAGAAAGATTGCGCCTTGTTGAAATAAACGCCATTTATGCCACAGGGTTAAAAAGGACTGAAAAGGGGGCAAGGATAATCGGGCAATATCATAGCGTGCCAATCAAAACAAAACCCGATCTAAAGGAGATATTTTTCGGTGACTGGGAAGGCATGCCCCTTGAGGAGATAGAGAGGATATACCCCGGTGAACTTGATAAAAGATATGCGGATATTGCCGGTTACGGGCCCCCCAATGGCGAAAACATGGGAGATGTATCAAAAAGAGTGCTCGGTTGCCTGAAGGAGATACTAAAAGAAGAGGAAGGTAAAAACATACTTATTATTGCACACGGCGGGGTGAACAGGCTTATCCTCTGCGATGCCCTGGGCTTGCCGGTAAAGAGCCTCTTTAATATACAGCAGGACTATGGCTGCCTTAATATAATAGATTATTATCCTGAAAACAGGCTCGTGAGGCTTATGAACGGGTGA
- a CDS encoding Crp/Fnr family transcriptional regulator yields MIDRISTISLFNGLPDDHLESLSMITKENIYKKGENIFTENEQATGLYAVGSGRVKIYKLSPDGREQILHIFGPGEVFGEVPVFSGKRFPASADAMDESRVLFFQREALISLIQKNPLIAMNMLAVLSMRLRRFTSMIDDLSLKEVPGRLAKHLLYMKQEHGKTELDLGITKGQLASLLGTIPETLSRILTKMVDQGLIEIDGRRIRIIETEGIEELAEGVRKL; encoded by the coding sequence ATGATAGACAGAATCTCAACTATATCCCTTTTTAACGGGCTCCCGGATGATCATCTGGAATCTTTATCCATGATTACAAAGGAGAATATCTATAAAAAGGGAGAAAACATCTTTACTGAAAATGAACAGGCAACCGGGTTATATGCTGTAGGATCAGGCAGGGTTAAGATATACAAGCTTTCACCTGATGGCAGGGAGCAGATCCTCCACATATTCGGGCCGGGTGAGGTATTTGGTGAGGTGCCAGTGTTTTCCGGTAAGAGATTTCCTGCGAGCGCTGACGCAATGGATGAAAGCAGGGTCCTTTTTTTCCAAAGGGAGGCGCTCATAAGCCTTATACAAAAAAACCCTCTGATTGCAATGAACATGCTGGCGGTGCTTTCCATGCGACTCCGCCGCTTTACATCTATGATAGATGACCTATCTCTAAAGGAGGTGCCAGGCCGCCTTGCTAAACACCTGCTCTATATGAAGCAGGAGCATGGAAAAACTGAACTTGACCTTGGCATAACAAAGGGTCAGCTAGCGAGCCTGCTTGGCACCATACCGGAGACACTCTCCCGCATACTCACAAAGATGGTAGATCAGGGCCTTATAGAGATCGATGGCCGCAGGATCAGGATCATTGAGACAGAAGGGATAGAGGAGCTTGCAGAGGGAGTAAGAAAGCTATAA